A genomic region of Lycorma delicatula isolate Av1 chromosome 4, ASM4794821v1, whole genome shotgun sequence contains the following coding sequences:
- the LOC142323099 gene encoding dynein light chain 2, cytoplasmic encodes MGDRKAVIKNADMSEEMQQDAVDCATQALEKYNIEKDIAAFIKKEFDKKYSPTWHCIVGRNFGSYVTHETRHFIYFYLGQVAILLFKSG; translated from the exons ATGGGAGACAGAAAGGCTGTCATTAAGAATGCTGACATGTCAGAAGAAATGCAGCAAGATGCTGTTGATTGTGCTACACAAGCgctagaaaaatataatattgaaaag GACATTGCAGCTTTCATTAAGAAAGAATTTGACAAAAAATACAGTCCGACCTGGCATTGTATAGTTGGAAGGAATTTTGGAAGTTATGTGACCCATGAGACCAGgcactttatttatttctatttaggcCAGGTTGCAATCTTGCTCTTTAAGAGTGGTTAG